CGAACTCGCGGTGGCCGCCTACTGGGTCGGCGAGTACCGGGAGTCTTCGGACTGCTGCGAACGCCTCCTGGAGTCGGACAGGCTGCCGGCCGATCAGCGCGACCGCGTCCGCGCCAACCTCGACTTCGCACGGCGCAAGCTGGACCCGCACCTCGTCCCCGCCTGACGCACAGGCACAGGCACTACGCACCGCGCACCGCGCACCGCGCACCGCGCACCGCGCACCGCGCACCGGCAAAGCGAACGGGCCCGCGACTCCCCCCAAGGGTCGCGGGCCCGTCCACGTCTCAGGTCCGGTCAGTCGGCCAGCGGCAGGTAGACGCGGTTGCCGGAAGCCGCGAACTCGGCGGACTTCTCCGCCATGCCCGCCTGGATCTCATCGGCCTTCAGGTCACCGCCGTGCTCACGGCGGATGTCCTGCGAGATCTTCATCGAGCAGAACTTCGGACCGCACATGGAGCAGAAGTGCGCGGTCTTGGCCGGCTCGGCGGGAAGGGTCTCGTCGTGGAACGAGCGGGCCGTGTCCGGGTCGAGGGCCAGGTTGAACTGGTCCTCCCAGCGGAACTCGAACCGCGCGTCCGACAGGGCGTCGTCCCATTCCTGGGCGCCCGGGTGGCCCTTGGCCAGGTCAGCGGCGTGCGCCGCGATCTTGTACGTGATGACGCCGGTCTTCACGTCGTCCCGGTTGGGCAGGCCCAGGTGCTCCTTGGGCGTCACGTAGCAGAGCATCGCGGTGCCCCACCAGGCGATCATCGCGGCGCCGATGCCCGAGGTGATGTGGTCGTACGCGGGCGCGACGTCCGTGGTCAGCGGGCCGAGCGTGTAGAACGGCGCCTCCTCGCAGATCTCCTGCTGGAGGTCGATGTTCTCCTTGATCTTGTGCATCGGGACGTGGCCCGGGCCCTCGATCATGGTCTGGACGTTGTGGCGCTTGGCGATGGTGTTGAGCTCGCCCAGCGTCTTCAGCTCCGCGAACTGCGCGGCGTCGTTGGCGTCCGCGATGGAGCCGGGGCGCAGGCCGTCGCCGAGCGAGTACGTGACGTCGTACGTCGCGAGGATCTCGCAGAGCTCCTCGAAGTTCGTGTAGAGGAAGTTCTCCTTGTGGTGCGCCAGGCACCACGCGGCCATGATCGAGCCACCGCGCGAGACGATGCCGGTCTTGCGGCGGGCGGTCAGCGGCACGTACGGGAGCAGCACGCCGGCGTGGACCGTCATGTAGTCGACGCCCTGCTCGGCCTGCTCGATGACCGTGTCCTTGTAGATCTCCCAGGTCAGGTCCTCGGCGCGGCCGTCGACCTTCTCCAGTGCCTGGTAGAGCGGCACGGTGCCGATCGGCACGGGGGAGTTGCGCAGGACCCACTCGCGGGTGGTGTGGATGTTGCGGCCGGTGGAGAGGTCCATGACCGTGTCGGCGCCCCACTTGGTCGCCCAGGTCATCTTGTCGACCTCCTCCTCGATGGAGGAGGTGACGGCCGAGTTGCCGATGTTGGCGTTGACCTTCACCAGGAACCGCTTGCCGATGATCATCGGCTCGATCTCGGGGTGGTTCACGTTGGCCGGAAGCACCGCGCGACCTGCGGCGATCTCCTCGCGAACGACCTCGGGGGAGACGTTCTCGCGGATCGCGACGTACTCCATCTCCGGGGTGATCTCGCCCCGGCGGGCGTACGCGAGCTGCGTGACGGCGGCGCCGTTACGGCCCCGGCGGGGCTGGCGGGGGCGGCCCGGGAAGACCGCGTCGAGGTTCTTGAGCCCGCCGCGCGGCGAGGTGTGCTTGATGCCGTCGTCCTCGGGGCGCACGGGGCGGCCCGCGTACTCCTCGGTGTCGCCGCGGCCGATGATCCAGTTCTCGCGGAGCGGGGCGAGGCCCCGGCGCACGTCGGTCTCGATCTGCGGGTCGGTGTACGGACCGGACGTGTCGTAGAGCGTCACGTCCTTGCCGGTGGTGAGGTGGACCTGCCGGACCGGCACCCGGATGTCGGGGCGGGAGCCCGCCAGGTATCCCTTGTGCCAGCCGGGCTGGCGCTCGGTCTGGCCGTCGGTGCCCTGGCTGACGGCAGGCGTGCGTGCGTCGTCCTGAATGGTCATGAGACCTGATCTCCCTACGCCGGCATTACCCGGTAACAGGTTCGGCGGTCGACGCAGCCTCTTCCCGTACGCATCTGTGCTGCGCGTACGGTGATCAGCGCCCTCTCAGCCCGGTGCTCCGAGCTCCCGCGTTGTGCAAAGTAGCCCCCACGCTAGCGTCATCCATGGCGTGCTGAACAGTGGGCCCCCCTCATCTCTTGCGATGATCTGCCGGTGACGTCCTCGCCGCAGCCCCCCAACGAGCCCACAGAGCCCCATGGCCACACCGGCCACGAGCACTCAGGTCCCGGTCACGGAGCCGGTCACGGAGCCGGCCACGGGCACAGCCATGGCCATGGTCCGGCGGCCCCCGTCTCGAAGCACCTGCGCAAGGTCATCGCGGCCGTACTGATCCCCTTCGCCACCGCCGTCTTCGTCGGCATGGCGGTGCTCTGGCCGGGCGGCGCCCCTGCCCACGAGCGCACGGGGGTCGGTTTCGACCGGCAGACGCAGCAGGGCACGGTCATCTCACTGGAACGTGTCGACTGCAAATCCGTGAACGCCGCCCAGGTGCCACCGACGGGCGACACGTCCACCCCCGAGGGGCGCGAGGCACAGGCCGCGCAGACGGGGGAGTGCAAGAAGGCCACCGTCGAGGTCGGCACCGGCTCGGACAAGGGCCGGACCTTCGTGGAGGTCGTCCAGCCGGGTGCGCCACGGCAGCTGGAGAAGGGCCAGGAGGTGGTGGTGGCCTACGCGCCGGACGCCCCGCGCGACCTCCAGTACTCGGTCATCGACGTGAACCGAAAGTTCCCGTTGGCAGTGCTGGCCGGCATCTTCGCCGTCGCGGTCGTGATCGTAGGGCGGATGCGCGGGCTGTTCGCACTGATCGCGCTGGTCATCAGCTTCGGCGTGCTGACCCTCTTCATCCTCCCGGCCATCCTGCAGGGCTCGAATCCACTGCTCGTCGCCGTCATCGGCGCGAGCGCCATCATGCTGATCTCCCTGTACCTGTGCCACGGTCTGACGGCCCGGACCTCGGTCGCCGCCCTCGGCACGCTCATCTCGCTGCTGCTGATCGGGCTGCTGGGCTCGCTGTTCATCGACTGGGCGTCCCTCAGCGGCAACACCGACGACAACACCGGCCTGATCCACGGGCTCTATCCGGACATCGACATGAGCGGTTTGCTGCTCGCCAGTGTGATCATCGGATCCCTGGGTGTACTCGACGACGTGACGGTCACCCAGACCTCGGCGGTCTGGGAACTCCACCAGGCCGACCCGTCGATGGGCCCGCGCGGCCTGTACCGGGCGGCGATCCGGATCGGCCGCGACCACATCGCGTCGGTGGTCAACACGCTCGTACTGGCCTACGCGGGTGCCGCGCTGCCGCTGCTCCTGCTGTTCTCGATCGCGAACAGCAGCATGGGGTCCGTGGCCAACAGCGAGCTGGTCGCGGTGGAGATCGTACGGACTCTCGTGGGCTCGATCGGGCTCGTGGCCTCGGTCCCGGTGACCACGGCGCTGGCCGCACTGGTCGTTTCGGCCGACCGGCCGGGATCCCCGGTCGCCTCGCCGGCCTCGGGGCCGGTCCGCGGCGGCCGGGGCCGGCGGCGCAAGCGCTGAATGGAGGTTCCCGGACGACGGGAACGCAGGGTACGTCGGCGGACGCGGCTGGTCAGGTCGCGTGCCGTGCGGACCGGTGAAAGTCGGTGGGACGTGGCGCTCAGCGCGTCGGCACGCTGAGGCGGTCCTCATGGTCGGGGTCGTCCGTTGGTCAGCGGACGCCGGTGTTGCCTGCACTGCTGGTGCTGCCTGTACTGCCTGTACTGCCTGTACTGCCTGTACTGCCTGTACTGCTGATGCTGCCGTTGTGCGGTGATGGTGCTTCAGCCCGCGTTCTGTTCGTTCTGCTTGGACTCCGCGAGGATCTTGCCGAGCGCCTCGTCAAGGTTCTCCTCGAAATCACCCAGGTTCCGCTCCTGACCGAGCGGAACGATCCGGTCGGTCCGGTCGAGGAACGCGACGAGCGGTGCCGCGCTGGCGCGGAACAGGGCTCGGTCGGCACCGACCTGGAGCCTGATGTGGACATCGGACAGTTCCTCTGGATCGGTGGGGGCGATGTGCACATCGCCGTCACCGCACGGCTTGTTGATGCCGTCGAGGAGAAGCTCCCGGCCGAACGCCCAGGTCACGGGCGCGTCTCCGGGAAGGTGGAAGGTCAGGCGGACTGCGTAGGGGTCACGAGCGTCGTACCGGAGTTCCACCGGAATCCGGAACGAGAGCTCCTCGGAAACGAGGAAGCTCATCATGACCTCTGCCTGTACCGACTCGCGCATTGCCTACCCCGCTGTAGTGGAAGTGGCCAGGAATGATCCCCCAAGGCCCTCTTGACAAGAGTGGTGGAAGCGCTAGCAGATCACAAGGAGTGAGTTTTCAGATACTGATAGAGAACGAGAGGGTGCTCAACAGCGCGCCTACTTCACTCCGTAGCCGATCGACCGCACACAGCAATCGTTCTTCGTGGTGCAGAGGGAGAGAAATCGCCATGGTTGCCGCGGTATCGCCCGCAGTGATGGGGATGGCGGCGCAGACTGTGCCGAGGGCATATTCCTGGCGTTCGGTCACTGGCTGCATTCGGCCGAGCGCCCCGATCCGGTTCTCCAGGGAGCGCAGATCCCGCACGGTATAAGGGGTGATGGCCTCGACCGGGTGGCGGTCGTAGTACTCCCGGCGGGCCTCGTCGTCGAGCTGTCCGAGCAGGCACTGCCCGATGGCGTGCGCGTGGCCCGTCTCCCGGAAGTCGGCCCACTCC
This genomic window from Streptomyces sp. NBC_01351 contains:
- a CDS encoding YibE/F family protein, which encodes MTSSPQPPNEPTEPHGHTGHEHSGPGHGAGHGAGHGHSHGHGPAAPVSKHLRKVIAAVLIPFATAVFVGMAVLWPGGAPAHERTGVGFDRQTQQGTVISLERVDCKSVNAAQVPPTGDTSTPEGREAQAAQTGECKKATVEVGTGSDKGRTFVEVVQPGAPRQLEKGQEVVVAYAPDAPRDLQYSVIDVNRKFPLAVLAGIFAVAVVIVGRMRGLFALIALVISFGVLTLFILPAILQGSNPLLVAVIGASAIMLISLYLCHGLTARTSVAALGTLISLLLIGLLGSLFIDWASLSGNTDDNTGLIHGLYPDIDMSGLLLASVIIGSLGVLDDVTVTQTSAVWELHQADPSMGPRGLYRAAIRIGRDHIASVVNTLVLAYAGAALPLLLLFSIANSSMGSVANSELVAVEIVRTLVGSIGLVASVPVTTALAALVVSADRPGSPVASPASGPVRGGRGRRRKR
- a CDS encoding SsgA family sporulation/cell division regulator codes for the protein MRESVQAEVMMSFLVSEELSFRIPVELRYDARDPYAVRLTFHLPGDAPVTWAFGRELLLDGINKPCGDGDVHIAPTDPEELSDVHIRLQVGADRALFRASAAPLVAFLDRTDRIVPLGQERNLGDFEENLDEALGKILAESKQNEQNAG
- the thiC gene encoding phosphomethylpyrimidine synthase ThiC → MTIQDDARTPAVSQGTDGQTERQPGWHKGYLAGSRPDIRVPVRQVHLTTGKDVTLYDTSGPYTDPQIETDVRRGLAPLRENWIIGRGDTEEYAGRPVRPEDDGIKHTSPRGGLKNLDAVFPGRPRQPRRGRNGAAVTQLAYARRGEITPEMEYVAIRENVSPEVVREEIAAGRAVLPANVNHPEIEPMIIGKRFLVKVNANIGNSAVTSSIEEEVDKMTWATKWGADTVMDLSTGRNIHTTREWVLRNSPVPIGTVPLYQALEKVDGRAEDLTWEIYKDTVIEQAEQGVDYMTVHAGVLLPYVPLTARRKTGIVSRGGSIMAAWCLAHHKENFLYTNFEELCEILATYDVTYSLGDGLRPGSIADANDAAQFAELKTLGELNTIAKRHNVQTMIEGPGHVPMHKIKENIDLQQEICEEAPFYTLGPLTTDVAPAYDHITSGIGAAMIAWWGTAMLCYVTPKEHLGLPNRDDVKTGVITYKIAAHAADLAKGHPGAQEWDDALSDARFEFRWEDQFNLALDPDTARSFHDETLPAEPAKTAHFCSMCGPKFCSMKISQDIRREHGGDLKADEIQAGMAEKSAEFAASGNRVYLPLAD
- a CDS encoding IclR family transcriptional regulator, translating into MIGSVQRALRLLEAVGSHSEGAPAKQLAREAGLPLPTAYHLLRTLTHEGYLRRESGVFVLGDAAGRLADGGLQQKRRSMILDSLAHFRDAVGAPVYFAVYREGEIEVVGVSDTPANPACEEWADFRETGHAHAIGQCLLGQLDDEARREYYDRHPVEAITPYTVRDLRSLENRIGALGRMQPVTERQEYALGTVCAAIPITAGDTAATMAISLPLHHEERLLCAVDRLRSEVGALLSTLSFSISI